The DNA region CTTCCTTAGTGGAGCCATTTGAAAcgaaattttaatatatacagaGTTGCTATGCACATCATAAAAAACTTAACTCTTTAGTATCTTAATATTGGGGCAGACACCTGGATTGACAATCTACGACTTCAATTATTAATGGTCTCTATACCCCCACACAGGCCTTTACAGATATCAGATTTAATGAGTTGGGCTCACAATCGACCAGGAGTTTCAGACATGGTTTTCAGCTATATTCTGAAGTCTGACATCTCCATCCTCTGAGTCAATGTGTCTGATTATAGGTTGAGGTCTTGTGAGGGAGGTGATGAGCCATTAGTTGTGGTACCTTTGGCTACTGAAGGCCTGTTGGAGTTGGTGTCTAGTCATATGAAGGAGATTGGGTGTAAGGAGAGTGTGGATAATTGTCAACTTTCACAATGGGTAACCAAAAGGATAAAGGCTTTCAAGAAATCTGGTGGTATGATTAATTGGTCTTTACttacataaaaataagaatgagGCTTTCAAAGACTAGAAGGTTGGAATAATGCTGCTCTAATGAGACACATGCGATCTCAAGGATGGAGGACGATTTCTGGGCGCAAAGCTCTTGCAAGAGCTTATACAACCCTAATACTAGGGAAGTATATGAAGagccaaaaaaggaaaaaaaaaaaaaaatagtatcttACATTCATACCAAGAAATGAACCAGTTGTTCCCtccttttaaaataaaggaagttGTAATACACAAAGCTAGTCACCTTGTGGTATCAATTGCGTTAGTTGCTGGATCATGAAGATGGTATGCAGCAACATCAATTAAAATGgaacaaatttaattaaagatAACAGAGATCACTATTGAAAAGAAGGAAATTCAGTTAAAGCTAGTAGAGGCCACTATTGCTCAAGAGGACTATGCTTACAATGTTATCAGGGATACCACCCTAAGGTTTTTGTGGCTCTCTAAAGTTATTCCAAAGAAAAGCATTGTTGACAGCTTATGATAGGAAAAAGGTCGTGAACAAAAGATAGGTAGTCATTCAATGGGGCTTCAATGAAAGTGAACTGTGTTTTTTCAGAAAAGTATTGCAGAGTAGAGAGCACATATTATATGATTGGTCTCTCTAACAGAGTATGGAAGAAATCTACAGCTGGGTTTAGTAATCAGTCGGGTTGGAACCTAGGATATGGAGCTTTAATTTCATCAGATTTGTTGAAATAAGCTTGGTCAGCCCATATATACCatatgtggaaaaaaaaaaagaaatgcaagAGATCATGGTGGGGTTTGCAGAAGTGAAGGAGGTTTTGTTCAAGAAATATGTCCACAATTCAGGCACTTTTCTCTTCCAACGGTATGAAAAAATCAGTTCAAGCTCAAAAAATATCAACTGGGGACTACTTTTAGGGATAGAAAAAATGTTTCACCCTGCGCAAGTTTTCCCAGCCCCGTCTCATcctaagtgtgtgtgtgtatatttaaattatttctcAACACTTTCATCGATGTTCCTCCCTTTTCTCTCCCATCTCTATCTCATTAGTGCCGAAATAACCTCATTAGAGATGGCAAAATGCCCTCCACCCCGCCCTGCCCCAACAATCCCTGCTCCCCCCATAAGGAAAACCCCGCTCCAAATAAGGGACAGGGAGGGATGGGGCGCCCATGATCCAACCTTGCCCCGCCCTATTGCTATTCCTAATTACTTTgacaatttttacaaattaatttgagatctttcaaaatttgttgtagtCATCTGAGCTATATACAGAATGGTTCTAGTTTCTCAATAATACCTGCTCTTTGCTGTCACAGCGTGGCTACTTGTTCTTTTGTAGTACCTTTGTACTTTATTCAGGTTTGAATAAATTCATCCATTCAACAGCCACATATAAAGACTCCTATTTTGTAAAATCCTCCAATCTACCCATTTATAAAGAACATGATGACACATGGATATACAAATGATCAAGTTACcaagaaaatcaagaagctACAAGGGCCTTTGTCACTGAAACTTGTTATACCAATGCAAGCACAGAATAAGCATCATAGGAAAAGATCTCATAGAAGTTACTCATAGTTAACCTAACCACCAAgacaagagaagaagaaaacctaAAAGAGCCATAGAGTGATGGCATATAATTCATATTAATGCAAAACAAAGAAGATTGAAATCAAATGACTTTTTGTCTTTGTCAGTTGGAGGCCTAATCCTTTACATACCACCCACCCCCATGCACGCATATGcaggggtgggggggggggggggggtgtcatTGTGTCAGGGGACAGATGAAGTTGAGATATGATCCCTGGCCATTTATACAATGCTAACGGAATTACCATCTAAACACTAACTCAGAACCACAATGAGAATTCACCAATTTGGAAATCAAATTGACTACAACAATAACCATTCTGGAGCAAGAGCTAACCAAGAAAGCACACTAGTATCCACACCACATATTCATAAACAATCACAGCTTGAACAGAAGTTAAAACTTCACCCTCATAGATTGTTTTCCCCCTCTGATGAGAACATGGGTTTTGTGTACAACTCCTCATAAGAATCTTATTACCAGCACCATCGGAATACTAAAACAAAGGATTCAAAACCATAAGTGAGAAGTAAACTGAACAATGCTAACAAGAGGATTTCCAAAAATTTGCCAAAACCACTTCAGCATTGCAAGGCCAGTCAAATTCTCAGACATTAATTTCAAAACCACTCTGTTGTAAGACCACAGCAGTCATATTTTGACATTTCATATCCAATAAACAAATCTTGGGAAAAAGTAAGCCAAAGAACCGCAGGACAACGAGTAGAGATTAGTAAAATACTCgactattttaaaaaagaaaaaaataaataaatatcataaaaCACGCAAAAGCATTAATATTGaactaataaacaaataaaagtaaaatattaagCCTACAAAATTATAAACCAAACTGAAACATCAAAGAAGACCCAAAAAAGAAACTTCAACATAGTCCTTAACTGAAACCCAGGATAACAAGAATCAACCTTAAATTTCAATGACCCAGATACCGATATTCACAAGCAAACTAGAATCTACAGTGATACAACAAACACACCTCAAAAAAACCCAGTCAATCAATCAATCCATGACCCCACTGGTACAAAACAAAACATCCAATTTCTGTACACTTAACCTATGaatttacataaaataaaagacccagaaagcaaaaaaaaaaaaaaggaaaatgaaagaagaagatggtgagAGCACAAACCAGATGGGTCTTCCAAGGAGAGTAGAACAGAGCAAAAAGATAAAGCAAGTAAACAGAGAGTAAGTAAGGGGTATATGGGGTTTTACTAGGCGGTGTGGATTTTGTGTAGCATGgaaaactgaaaagtgaaaGTTGTGTGTTAAATATGATTGGTCCACAAATACAGTACAAGTGGCAAACCACTCATGAATTTGTTTACTTCTGGTATTGGTATTTGCTTTTGGGTTTGGTGCCTTTTGAGAGTTTTTACTTTCCGGGGAACCAAAAAGTAGAGAGGTTTTTAGAGCCCTGTTGGTTTTGATTCTTTCTGCTATTTTGTATGAGCTAAGCTTGTACCTAATTAGTGGGAAAAAAAGGTGATTAAAAGAACGACGGCTCTATAATTGGACTTTGGCAGCAGTCAAGTCAGCTGTCAAAGCATTTAATCAAAATGAGTCAATCAATTTTTAGGCAATGACCAATGAGAAATGAGAATGAGTGACACTgcttttcctttgactcatggAATGATGGGTGAGGTTAATCTAATCTAGTTGGGAAACTTGGGAACATTAGTGTGTGTTATAAATTGGGCCTAGCTTGCCTGAGCTCGATCGACTCCATATGGCCCCAATCACAGTGTAGTATATGTTGGTGGTGGGCTGATGGCTACCCACCCATGTTTGGATAGGGTTCCCATTATATTCAACCGACACACGCCAGGTACATCCTAGTGACTCCACGTAGATCCATTCACTTTAAAATGTCTCACTTGGGTGACAAACTTATGTTATTAGGCTCGGCCAATCCTGTTAAATGTACTGATAACATGGGTGGCTAACATTTTGTATAATATTAAGCAAActagagagatttttttttttttaatataaacagGAGCATATTTTTTAGTTCTACTATCAAGCCCATGCCTTTCATGGCAATTAATAAGACTCTCACTCTCTCCATCTTAGGCTACCATTGGAGGTTTCTAGATTGTTGAGTATGAGGTGGGTCCTTCCATTAGGTCAATTAAGCcattgcctaaggcccccaagtgAAAGGGgcccaaaattttttaaaaagaaggggtagtaaaaaaaatatagtttcaactgaaactctaaaaaatctGATACACCCTTgtgatcaaaaaataaaaaatctgaaacaTCCTTGTAAATATTGGTACCCAAAAAATCTTTTGGtctaaacaaaatcaattatctcaaaaatattattcttaacctctaaagaaagaagaattgaGAAGAAAGAAGACGAATACAAAGTTGAGAGTCTAAAGAACTGAGAAGAAAGAAGCATTGTAAACTTACTAAACTGTAaagaagtaataaataaatatatgagagaatAAATGCAATGGGAAAGTTGAGGAGCAGAGGTTGCCACGAGGTAGGAGCCAAGGTTCTAAGACTCGGACCGGACCGGGCGGTCCGATCGAATTAACCAAGAACTAAACTGAAATCTGGTTTTTTAAGCATAGAGAACGGATTTATTGTTAATTCTGGGAACCAGTTCTGCATGAACCGTGCAATCCAACCCCAATTCAAGCATGCCTGTTAAATAAGAACCTAGGCACAGTCAAAGTTGGAGCTAAAGCCTAACTactcaacaataacaaaaaaaaatacttgaagtAAACTTaacgcaatttttttttttataaaaacaacttaataCAATtctattctacttaattaaattatctatctcttacaaggaatataaaaaaaattataattaaaatccttcaaagatattcaactttacttcaaaaattaatcataaattttaatgttttcttggttattattttattttattaacttttttatttaattattaaatatatgcttgaaaatcattaaatttccctcacatatatagatatattagttgattttgctagttttatgaatttaatatttatatttaagctttaattaattattaaagtaATTATAACGTCATTGCAGTTCAACCTTGGTCAAATCTCGGTctgaccttaaaaaccttgaacttcTCCCTTTACCAGTTCTTTGAACAGTTCGGGTCTGAAAATTATGGTAGGAGCTTGGGAATgggaaaaattatttgaaaggAAGGTTCTAGGAAGGCAATTTTATTTGCTAAATAACCAAATttgttctcttaaaaaaaaaaatctgaccacttattttgaatattttaaaacactatttttttatataattaaaacaatatATTCATTAATCTATATAATTTATCTATTATagtaaaaagtaatattaattacTCTAATatactttttgttttaagtCTAGTGTCATaaatcctttttttaaaaaattggataaatttgttttaaagacATAAATTACTAGAAAAATACCCTATTTTGTAGGTCATTTAAGTGGAGTTAGAGAATAGCCCATTTTAATTCTCGCCTAAAGGCCTCAAAATGTCTAAATGTCTAGGGCGACCCTGTTGAGTATGTTCTTGCTCTAATAGCAAGCATAGCTGTTAGGTTTGAGTGTTAGTTAACCTATTGAGATACCAATAGTTTGGAGGTGTACGGTGTACCTACCATGGTTGTAATATGTTGGAGTCCTTTAATTTGTAAATGGTGGACGCATGTCAAAAACAAAGGGATAGAGACCCTCTTTATTTGCTTGAGAGACTAGCCCATTGTGAACTCGATACCAGCCTAAAGAATGACTAGAAGTTATTAGTGCACTTCAAGGCTTACAAAATGAAGCTAAGCCATGGACCAATACTATGGTGGATGAAATTTAAAATGTGTTCTTCATCGCTTCAAGTTCATTGAATCCACCACCCAAATGTCCCCAAAGTGACTATTAAATAGTGTTGGATTTTGTGAAATCTAGTTATTTTTTATCCAAATTATGACCCACACAACCCAATACAAAAGTGCTATGGTTTTTAATGGGCTGAGATTTAGTCCACTTTGGCCCACttgtagcccattgtgaatctTATGTGCAGAATAGAAAAACTGTTGTTTTAGAGATTAAAGTTTGGTCttgttttgagagagaagacTGTACTatcatatattgttttttttctccttgTAAATAGTGAAAGCATTGCAACCAAGGAAGTAAATTTTGTACCGGAGGTTGTACTGGTTTGACTAGTGAAACAATATATTTCAGTACCGGTCAATACTAGTGTACTGTTTTGGATTTActgctattttttatatttataaatatatataataaaaataaaagtttgctATAAAAAATTACCTCAATttagaataaattattcatggttttagactttagtatcgactaaaagaaaaaatatatatatatatccatattaaataaataaataaaaaacttaattgttcattgtatattaaaaaaacaaatgatacaaataagttttttttttaaattaatacaaataaattatcattctaccttacaaaaattcaaaaattacaaagctaaaaaaaaaaatttgttttttttttatatactgaCCAAAACGCCCGAAATTGGCCGATATTTAAATGAATACGAAACAATGGAGCTTCAGTACGGTGCACATACCGGCCATACCAGCCGGTATGGTATCCTTTTCCTTGATTTCATCTTCGTAGAcataggcaaattgccgaatcatgtaaatattgttttgtgtgattgtttttttagcactttttttttctctattttgcaTCTCACGGATCTAAGAATTTCGTGTATATTCCCTCCAAATAGTCCTCTCCTAGATATTCAAAAATAACATcaacatgaatagcaataggaATAAATTTGAAGAGTGATAAGCTCTAGAAAAtaatattgattgattgatattcccatgaaaatttgaaatttctgtAAAATACCACAAAATTGGAATAAATGAAATCATTATTGGATGGCAAATTTTATTTGGTAATTCCAACAACTCAATTATGAAATCctttaaaatagatttttttaaaatcatacaTTGAAATGATTATTACACTGCTCcaaatatatatgagagagagagagagagagagagggatccAATGAACTAAGCATAAGTTTGGATAGCGTTTTTATTTGGCGTTGTGCGTTTGCATCTCATACAGTGGGTCCCATGCACTGTTCACAtgacccacaaacctctttttttagcaaatttttcattaaaactgggtttcacggtactattcacacatttaaaacttattttgttacggtattttcagttttcagttttcaatttttagcaataaacggtattcaaacagaccctaaatctTGATAACGAGGCATTTTCAGATTCATAGTGACTTTCCATTCTTCATAACTGAGAAATCCCTCTCCATCATCAACAGCCAAAACGAGCAGTTTAGTAGCTGTTGCCACAGAAGTGTAACATGTACTGATGTGCTTGTAGTGCAATGACAAAAGGTCTATAATTATGTACATCCATAAAGAGCTGACATGGCACTTGAAATGTGAGTAACATGGAGCCACTTGGCACCAATCAAAGCCTCCACAACCTTATCCCACATCAAAAATCTAATCTTCCCAATATCCACTTCTCTCGCATCCAATATCCAAACCCAACCATTTTCCTTCACATATCACAAAATTAACATCAAAAAGCCATTTCCTACCTATCTCACTCTCCATACCACAACCTCTAAAATACCTTACTTTTAATTCAGGAGTTTTGTAAGATTAAGTGGAagtgagttttaaaaaaaaatggcctCCACTGCATGTTTCTTGCACCACCATGCACTCACCACTGCCACTAGAGCCTCATCATCACAGCGCCAAGTGCCAAACATGAAGCCCACTCAGATAGTCTGCAAGGCACAGAAGCAGTCAGTTCATGAAGATGATATGAGTTCTGTCTCTCGTCGGTTGGCTCTCCAAGTTCTCATTGGTGCTGCAGCCATTGGCTCCAAGGTTTCACCTGCAGATGCAGCCTACGGTGAAGCTGGTACTTTGCTTTCTTCAATCTATGCTTTCTGACATGTGCAGCATGTAATAAAAGTGATTGTTCAACCCTCACAGTCGACCACTTTGTTAACCAAAAAGCATAAACAAAGCTTttactaagctttctatttaatgtgtgtgtgtgactgtTTGTTTGTTATAAGATAGATGTCATTAGCTTATGACTTGGCCAATTGGGTCAGCACATGAAAATGTTCTGTATATATTGTTTAACTTTAgagtcagattttttttttttcctgtttattattatttgataagtttGCTGATCTTGCTATTTTAAACCGACCTTAGCCATGCCATGAAAAATCGATATTTTGACGTTGATTTAATGTACAATCATGTTGGGATTTAGGTTCTAAGATTTGTGAGGATCAACACCACAATTAACAATGTAAATATGTTAACAGGTCAACCTGACATAATATAAGGCTTTTCTTTCCATCAATTAAAATAATTCGTGTTTAATAACGATTTGCTTCACTTTGGAGATCGAATCTATGCAGTCAAAGGTTGTTGAAGACTAAGTATAAACTAATTCAATTAGGGAATGACATCCAAATTGGTGTTCAAATTACTGATTGCCACACTTAATCTAAACCTTATTCGTGGCTCTAACAAGTTAACAAGTTAGATATTTTTTCAGAGACAATTCCTTTAGTTAGAACCTAGTCAAAGCTTACTAAGGAAGTGAAATCGGTAAAGAGAAGCCTAGTTTAGTTTACTGAGAGCGTAGAATTTGATTTGAATCTACCAAATGATGACAATAAGGCCATATCAAATTCCACAGAAATGTACGCCCCATGATCTGGCACAGTAGCTATCCATGTAACATGACCATGATACTTTAGTTAGTAAAATTCCAGTTTATAAGAATGAAAATTCATTCATCTAGATTTCAAACTGTGTTCTACATATTAATTTTGTGGTTATTTGCAGCCAATGTATTTGGCAAGCCAAAGAGCAACACAGATTTCTTGCCATACAATGGAGAAGGATTCAAGTTATCCATCCCCTCAAAGTGGAACCCAAGCAAAGAGAGGGAATTCCCAGGACAGGTTCTTAGATATGAGGACAACTTCGATTCCAACAGCAATGTTAGTGTCATAATCAACTCAACTGATAAGAAATCCATCACTGATTATGGTTCCCCTGAGGAGTTCCTCTCCAAGGTATATATATCTCTTTGACCTGTTTTTtaatttcagttttcaataaagaggcatcggaattttttgttttgggcaTTTCCTCTAGTATAGGTTTTCAGCTTTTCTCCTTATTTCTTGAAATGTAAGCTTCTACTAAGGTCCGTTTGGTTGAGCTTTTTATCATCTTAAAGAGGAACATACAATGTTTACTTTTACATAATAAACTGATGAAAATAAGTTCATCTAAATGCTTAAGGCAACATCACACAAATAACATATGTATGAATCTTTTCAAGATGTTGGCAGAAAATGTTATCTAACAAATAAGCTTTGATCTGGCTGTTTGTAGGTGGACTTTTTGCTTGGGAAACAAGCCTTCTTTGGCAAAACTTCTTCTGAGGTACTAACATGACAAAGAATATTACATGTTTTTTAAACTAATGAGTGATCATAATCACAACTATAGCATGGCCATTTTTGCATCCTTTTAATAATCATTGTTTAAGTTTTTCTTAAAGTTATTTTTACAGATCTTCCCCGAGCTAGTAAGGTTTTAGCCTTTAAAGCCTTCTAACTCCAGGGTTGTTACATATATGTAATCTAATGAAATGTGAACCTGGATTATTGGTCAGGGTGGTTTTGACAATGATGCTGTAGCAACAGCAAACGTATTGGAGGTTTCAACTCCAGTGATTAATGGAACTCCATACTACTTCGTGTCAGTGTTGACAAGGACTGCTGATGGGGATGAAGGTGGCAAGCACCAACTAATTACAGCAACTGTTAAAGGTGGTAAGCTTTACATTTGCAAGGCACAAGCTGGAGACAAACGGTGGTTTAAGGGAGCAAGAAGGTTTGTGGAGAGCACTGCTAGTTCTTTCAGTGTTGCCTAAGAATTTAATGAGGGTTTGTATATGTAAATCACCTTAAGATTAtgatgttattttgttttgagttgTCTAGCCCTTTTTCCAGAGTTATCAGAGCTGTTATTTGAGTGACTTGGTTGGAGGAAACTTAATTGTGgatatatatttgaatatttgacTGCAGATATGAACCCTCTTTAACGAGTTTTAAACCCTCTCCCATtccctctatctctctctgTCTAATGGTTATGCCATTTTACTTTCAAGCCATAAACcattttgtttaaagttttatttacagaagtttttttctttgcaatGTTACAATTTGATCTAGGATTCGccttcaaataaattttttaagaacgTTGTTGTGGTAGTAGACATATAATGAATGCTTGTTTAAAATCCTGGGAATTACAGTCTTAAATAACACACTTCATGCTATGTTTTAGCACTTGAATATCCTTCTTCATCTCAGAAACTGCTCATCCAGTCTTATTACTTTGCCTTATCTGATTTAAACAGCTTATTTGGTTAATGTACATCTTTTTAAGGCTTTAACCTTTTCTTTAGCCACACAGTTGTGTATTTGTTCATCttcttatttaaaattcaattaaccaataaaaataagttcTCCCAAACTAGAAGTGTAAAATTAAATAGCCTTCTAGTGTTTGATCTAAGTTCTTGTGTATGATTCCAACTTCATAAGCACTCTAAGGATATTACAGATGACTAGAAGATAAAATCTACTAAGGATGTAGCTAACTCTCTTTCCATATCTGTTCTCACATGCAAATCCCATTCCTActcatttatttacttttgtgaCATGATACCCCGACCCCCCTTTTGTGAGGCCAAGGTAAACCAGAATGTAAGCAACCCCAGCAAGCCAACCATATCAAGAAAGTGACGATTCAAACACAAAACCTCGAACTTCATCCGCCAAGCCTTCTGCATCTGGGCTAATCCCATCCTAAGTAGCATGATAGTCTGAGCAATTTGCAAGCCAATGGCATAATGAGTTAGAAGCCATTCATTCAGTACACTATAAGCCAGTGCAAAACTAAATAGCTCTCTTGACCATGCTGTTGAAAAGTAAATCAAATTTCTATTTGGACTTGATTACTTATTTGGATTTTCTTGATATGGAAGGAAATTTGACTTAGTTgcttttttttgtgattttcttTGTATTCA from Castanea sativa cultivar Marrone di Chiusa Pesio chromosome 6, ASM4071231v1 includes:
- the LOC142639149 gene encoding oxygen-evolving enhancer protein 2, chloroplastic, producing the protein MASTACFLHHHALTTATRASSSQRQVPNMKPTQIVCKAQKQSVHEDDMSSVSRRLALQVLIGAAAIGSKVSPADAAYGEAANVFGKPKSNTDFLPYNGEGFKLSIPSKWNPSKEREFPGQVLRYEDNFDSNSNVSVIINSTDKKSITDYGSPEEFLSKVDFLLGKQAFFGKTSSEGGFDNDAVATANVLEVSTPVINGTPYYFVSVLTRTADGDEGGKHQLITATVKGGKLYICKAQAGDKRWFKGARRFVESTASSFSVA